The following are encoded together in the Aerococcus mictus genome:
- the spxA gene encoding transcriptional regulator SpxA, whose amino-acid sequence MVKLYTSPSCTSCRKARAWLEENNIAYVERNIFQEPLSRDEIKEILRMTEDGTEEIISTRSKAFQELHIDLNEISLNELFDLIQENPGLLRRPIIMDEKRLQVGYNEDEIRRFLPREVRTIELHEALRKMG is encoded by the coding sequence ATGGTTAAATTATATACTTCCCCTAGTTGTACTTCTTGCCGCAAAGCTCGGGCTTGGCTAGAAGAAAACAACATTGCCTATGTGGAACGTAATATATTCCAAGAACCTCTAAGCCGCGATGAGATTAAAGAAATCTTAAGAATGACAGAAGATGGTACTGAAGAGATTATTTCTACTCGTTCAAAAGCCTTTCAAGAATTACATATTGATTTAAATGAAATCAGTTTAAATGAATTATTCGATCTTATCCAAGAAAACCCAGGACTATTGCGTCGACCAATCATCATGGACGAAAAACGTTTGCAAGTAGGCTATAATGAAGATGAAATTCGTCGCTTCTTGCCAAGAGAAGTAAGAACGATCGAACTTCACGAAGCTTTAAGAAAAATGGGATAA
- a CDS encoding Dps family protein: MAYTETKKALNQLVADLVQAHTVIHQIHWYMRGEGFLFYHPKLDSFMDDILEQLDVVSERIITIDGSPFSTLKEFSDHTRIPDHKGEWDTSIQEDMHRVADVIRILADDYQLGVDAASKEGDVASEDICTGYLRDAQKTLWMVEAELGQAPNIDKD, translated from the coding sequence ATGGCATACACAGAAACAAAAAAAGCACTTAATCAATTAGTTGCTGACCTAGTTCAAGCCCACACCGTTATCCATCAAATTCACTGGTATATGCGGGGGGAAGGTTTTCTTTTCTATCATCCAAAACTCGATAGCTTTATGGATGATATTCTTGAACAGCTCGACGTTGTTTCTGAACGTATAATCACTATCGATGGTTCTCCCTTCTCAACCCTTAAAGAGTTTTCTGACCATACCCGTATTCCCGACCATAAAGGCGAGTGGGATACCAGTATCCAAGAAGATATGCATCGGGTGGCTGATGTTATCCGCATCTTAGCAGACGACTATCAATTAGGGGTCGATGCAGCAAGCAAGGAAGGCGACGTCGCTAGTGAGGACATCTGTACTGGCTACCTCCGTGACGCTCAAAAAACCCTATGGATGGTTGAAGCGGAACTAGGCCAAGCGCCTAATATTGACAAAGACTAA
- a CDS encoding M20 family metallopeptidase: MKDEQKITALHDHVRQKVKANFPQILDISQFIFQHPELGDQEYVSSDYLAKLLQEAGFQVDRAYQGVETAFRAEYRLGDGPKIAFLAEYDALPGFGPDKKPGHACGHNWISASTVGAGIVLSQMKEFFQGTVVVIGTPAEENFGRKVDLARSGAFDDIDTCMQMHLYESTNLKASALAMNAVNFHFIGRAAHAAMSPELGINALDAVNLTFTGVSYLRQQLPSDVRIHGIIKEGGQAANVIPESATAFFYVRAPKLATYRQALDRVINCARGAALMTGCQLEISYPENEFYDLLVNPVLADRMEDHMRLSGFDDISEEEEKPGSTDIGNVSYACPTFYGNVGVGQGKVFVHEEGFLQVADSPEAHQQLKRAVEAFVALAIELDQDPDLLLKVKEAFKTQIKE, translated from the coding sequence ATGAAAGATGAGCAAAAAATCACCGCCCTACATGATCATGTGCGGCAAAAAGTTAAAGCAAATTTTCCGCAAATTCTTGATATCAGCCAGTTCATTTTCCAACATCCAGAATTAGGCGACCAGGAATACGTCTCTTCGGACTACCTGGCCAAGCTCCTCCAAGAAGCTGGTTTTCAGGTAGACCGAGCCTATCAGGGGGTTGAAACCGCCTTTCGAGCAGAATATCGCTTGGGAGATGGGCCTAAGATTGCCTTTCTAGCGGAATATGATGCCTTGCCGGGTTTCGGACCCGATAAAAAACCAGGGCACGCCTGTGGCCACAATTGGATCTCAGCCTCGACTGTAGGCGCAGGAATTGTCTTAAGTCAAATGAAGGAGTTCTTCCAAGGAACGGTGGTCGTGATTGGTACGCCAGCGGAAGAAAATTTTGGCCGCAAGGTCGATTTAGCTCGGAGCGGGGCTTTTGATGATATTGATACCTGTATGCAGATGCACCTCTATGAAAGTACCAACCTCAAGGCCAGTGCCCTAGCCATGAATGCCGTTAACTTTCACTTTATCGGTCGGGCCGCCCATGCTGCCATGAGTCCCGAACTGGGAATCAACGCCTTGGATGCTGTCAACTTGACCTTTACCGGGGTCTCTTATCTTAGACAGCAACTGCCCAGTGATGTCCGCATCCATGGCATTATTAAAGAAGGGGGCCAGGCCGCTAATGTTATTCCTGAATCGGCGACGGCTTTCTTCTATGTGCGGGCACCTAAATTAGCCACTTATCGTCAGGCCTTGGATCGGGTTATTAATTGTGCCCGAGGCGCTGCCTTGATGACAGGCTGTCAATTGGAAATCAGCTACCCAGAAAATGAATTCTATGACCTCTTAGTTAATCCAGTCTTGGCCGACCGCATGGAAGATCACATGCGCCTGAGTGGTTTTGACGATATTAGCGAGGAAGAGGAAAAACCTGGGTCTACTGATATTGGCAATGTGAGCTATGCTTGCCCAACTTTTTATGGCAATGTGGGCGTTGGTCAGGGTAAGGTTTTCGTTCATGAAGAAGGGTTTCTCCAAGTGGCTGATAGTCCGGAAGCCCACCAGCAACTTAAGCGAGCCGTGGAAGCCTTTGTCGCCTTAGCTATTGAACTTGATCAAGATCCTGACTTGCTCTTAAAAGTGAAAGAAGCCTTTAAAACACAAATTAAAGAATAA
- a CDS encoding MetQ/NlpA family ABC transporter substrate-binding protein, protein MKKWNVVLASALSLLLLGGCSKEAKAPEEGGTVTVGVAGENEEKIWTEVSDKLKDENIDLKVQLFSDYVQPNRAVQEGEIDMNAMQHVAYLLDYNKNNNADLVPIGYTYISAMVVYSDTVKDLKDLPQNAKVAIPNDATNGGRALLLLEQAGVLEIDDNAGITPTVNDITSNPKNIELVEMDAAQVPRALKDSDAIVANTNYAVSAGFDPNDGIFSDTDDLDNLGTQYKNIIAVKSENKDNEVYKKIVKAYQSEDVEKKIKEISGNADQKAWTDNDQPEEDFHKLQEEGQK, encoded by the coding sequence ATGAAGAAATGGAATGTTGTTTTAGCCTCAGCCTTATCCTTATTATTACTAGGAGGCTGTTCAAAAGAAGCCAAAGCGCCAGAAGAGGGCGGCACTGTCACTGTTGGGGTTGCTGGTGAAAATGAAGAAAAGATTTGGACTGAAGTCTCTGATAAATTGAAAGATGAAAATATTGACTTAAAAGTTCAACTATTCTCAGACTATGTGCAACCTAACCGGGCTGTTCAAGAAGGCGAAATTGACATGAATGCTATGCAACATGTGGCTTATTTATTGGACTATAATAAGAACAATAATGCTGACTTAGTGCCGATTGGTTATACTTATATTTCAGCTATGGTGGTCTACTCCGATACAGTTAAAGATCTTAAAGACCTTCCTCAAAATGCTAAAGTAGCCATCCCTAATGACGCTACCAATGGGGGCCGGGCCTTACTCTTGTTAGAACAAGCTGGTGTCTTAGAAATTGATGACAATGCAGGGATTACTCCTACTGTTAATGATATTACCTCAAATCCTAAAAATATTGAGCTGGTTGAAATGGATGCGGCCCAAGTGCCACGTGCCTTAAAAGACTCTGACGCTATTGTTGCTAATACCAACTACGCAGTTTCTGCAGGTTTCGATCCTAATGATGGTATTTTCTCTGATACCGATGACCTTGATAATTTAGGAACTCAATATAAGAATATTATTGCAGTGAAATCTGAAAATAAAGACAATGAAGTGTATAAGAAGATTGTGAAAGCTTACCAAAGTGAAGACGTTGAGAAGAAAATTAAAGAAATCTCTGGTAACGCTGACCAAAAAGCCTGGACTGACAATGATCAACCAGAAGAAGACTTCCATAAACTTCAAGAAGAAGGGCAAAAATAG
- a CDS encoding GNAT family N-acetyltransferase → MEKMQIRLAQSEDLPAIQAIIKAGAAYLRQQNIDQWQDPTVYQADSLLKDIEEKNAYLALIEEDVAGFFIARPIDRDYDNYSIWQCQGDYLAFHRVALATKYRGQGLSRALFQAFEDLAYHLETNDLRIDTHPDNLGMQKIILKAGYQYLGEIELAGSGRRYAYEKIIPIKKSS, encoded by the coding sequence ATGGAAAAGATGCAAATTCGCTTAGCTCAGAGTGAAGATTTACCAGCTATCCAGGCGATCATTAAGGCAGGGGCGGCTTATTTACGTCAACAAAATATTGATCAATGGCAGGATCCAACCGTCTACCAAGCGGACAGCCTATTAAAAGATATTGAAGAAAAAAACGCGTATTTAGCCTTAATCGAAGAGGATGTGGCCGGATTTTTTATTGCTAGGCCTATAGACAGGGATTATGACAACTATTCAATTTGGCAGTGTCAGGGAGACTACCTAGCTTTTCATCGGGTAGCCTTGGCGACTAAGTACCGCGGTCAGGGGCTTAGTCGGGCCTTATTTCAGGCCTTTGAAGACCTAGCTTATCACTTAGAGACTAATGACTTAAGAATTGATACCCATCCCGATAACCTTGGCATGCAGAAGATTATTTTAAAAGCCGGTTATCAGTACTTAGGAGAGATTGAATTAGCGGGTAGTGGCAGACGCTATGCCTACGAAAAAATTATTCCAATAAAAAAATCCAGCTGA
- the rpmI gene encoding 50S ribosomal protein L35 — protein sequence MPKQKTHRASAKRFKRTASGKLKRSHSERSHRFHGKTKKQRRQHKQPAMVHVSDQRRIEQMLDTYK from the coding sequence ATGCCAAAACAAAAAACACATCGTGCGTCAGCTAAACGTTTTAAACGGACTGCTTCAGGAAAATTAAAACGTAGCCATTCAGAACGTTCACACCGTTTTCACGGTAAAACCAAGAAACAACGTCGTCAACACAAACAACCAGCAATGGTGCATGTTTCCGACCAAAGACGTATTGAACAAATGCTTGACACTTACAAGTAA
- a CDS encoding methionine ABC transporter ATP-binding protein yields the protein MIELKNVSVTFESDDKAVHAVKDVSLSIQSGEIFGVIGYSGAGKSTLVRTINCLQRPSSGQVFVNGQEITALSEKDLRLARKKIGMIFQHFNLMKSRTVAENVAYPLKGSGLSKEESQKKVQHLLDLVGLGNRGDSYPSQLSGGQKQRVAIARALANDPHVLLCDEATSALDPKTTSQILDLLKQVNRELGITIVIITHEMAVIKQICDRVAVMEAGSVVEQDSILNIFSNPHEDLTQDFISSASPTEKGIETILSNPDLLNIEPGDRLLRIDFTGASTGEPLLASLTKKYDLLANILYANIEILQGTPVGTLLISLNGESSRVQEAIDFVHSSGVHTKEYTFDHIEKGDK from the coding sequence TTGATTGAATTAAAAAATGTATCCGTTACTTTTGAGAGTGATGATAAAGCCGTTCATGCCGTTAAGGATGTCTCCTTATCCATCCAATCAGGAGAAATCTTTGGTGTGATTGGCTACTCTGGCGCTGGGAAGAGTACCTTAGTCAGAACCATTAATTGCCTGCAAAGACCAAGCAGTGGACAGGTTTTTGTTAATGGTCAAGAAATTACAGCGCTATCTGAAAAAGATCTACGTCTAGCCCGTAAAAAAATTGGAATGATTTTCCAACATTTTAACTTGATGAAATCCCGGACAGTTGCTGAAAATGTTGCTTATCCGCTAAAAGGGTCCGGTTTATCTAAAGAAGAAAGCCAAAAGAAAGTCCAACACTTACTGGACCTGGTAGGCTTGGGTAACCGGGGCGATTCTTATCCTAGTCAATTATCTGGCGGTCAAAAGCAAAGGGTCGCTATTGCGCGGGCCTTGGCCAATGATCCCCATGTCCTTCTCTGTGATGAAGCAACCAGTGCTTTAGACCCAAAAACAACCAGCCAAATTTTGGACTTGCTCAAGCAAGTTAACCGTGAACTAGGAATTACTATAGTCATTATTACTCATGAAATGGCCGTTATCAAACAAATTTGTGATCGGGTGGCGGTTATGGAAGCCGGCTCGGTGGTTGAACAGGATAGTATTTTAAATATCTTCTCAAATCCGCATGAAGACCTGACTCAGGACTTCATTAGTTCAGCTAGTCCAACAGAAAAGGGCATTGAAACCATCCTGTCTAACCCTGACTTATTAAATATTGAGCCGGGTGACCGCTTGCTCAGGATCGATTTTACCGGAGCTTCTACTGGGGAACCCCTGCTGGCTTCCTTAACAAAGAAGTATGATTTATTAGCTAATATCCTTTATGCGAATATCGAAATTCTTCAAGGAACGCCCGTAGGGACCCTCCTTATTTCCTTAAATGGAGAGTCTAGTCGGGTGCAAGAAGCCATTGACTTCGTCCACAGCAGTGGCGTCCATACTAAGGAGTATACATTCGATCATATAGAGAAGGGGGATAAATAA
- the infC gene encoding translation initiation factor IF-3 — protein MAKNKFNELFTNEDIRAKELRVIDPEGEQLGVISKRDALERAEEAGLDLVLVSPNAKPPVARIMDYGKYRYQQQRKAREQRKNQKTIQVKEIRLSPTIDENDFQTKVRQGKKFIDKGDKVKVSIRFRGRAITHKDLGREVLERFASELADVATVEQKPKMEGRSMQLQLAPKED, from the coding sequence ATCGCTAAGAATAAATTTAACGAATTATTTACTAATGAAGATATTCGTGCAAAAGAATTACGCGTTATCGATCCAGAAGGAGAACAGCTAGGGGTTATTTCAAAAAGAGATGCCTTAGAGCGGGCTGAGGAAGCAGGACTCGATTTGGTTCTGGTCTCACCTAATGCTAAACCGCCTGTTGCTCGGATTATGGATTATGGTAAATATCGTTATCAACAGCAACGTAAAGCGCGTGAACAACGTAAAAATCAAAAGACGATTCAAGTGAAAGAAATCCGTTTAAGCCCAACGATTGATGAAAACGACTTTCAAACTAAAGTACGTCAAGGAAAGAAATTCATTGATAAAGGGGACAAGGTGAAGGTTTCTATTCGCTTTAGAGGTCGCGCCATTACCCATAAAGATTTAGGTCGCGAGGTTTTGGAACGCTTTGCCAGCGAACTTGCTGATGTAGCTACTGTAGAGCAAAAGCCTAAGATGGAAGGACGCTCTATGCAACTACAATTAGCACCAAAAGAAGATTAA
- a CDS encoding adaptor protein MecA, which yields MEMEYLNDNTMRVFIAKDDLESRGITLLDLMKDQSQVENFFMSILEEADVSKRFQDSEALTFQVLPKNGGIDLYISKATADGQYMDKDGLENLLENITQNMSPEEENSSTNPSEADTKGGRPELALAFKSWDQVLTFLKSYQVDEASLEVYVYQELFQVIIRFEKEDLTQARQADLTSYALEFGQLSPFAPALLREHGQLLIHPESINQVAQLFQ from the coding sequence ATGGAAATGGAGTATCTTAATGATAATACCATGCGCGTATTCATCGCCAAAGATGATCTCGAATCGCGCGGAATTACCCTCTTAGACCTCATGAAAGATCAAAGCCAAGTTGAAAACTTCTTTATGAGTATCTTAGAAGAAGCCGATGTTTCAAAGCGCTTTCAAGATTCAGAAGCTTTAACTTTCCAAGTCCTTCCTAAGAATGGCGGTATCGACCTCTATATTAGTAAAGCCACAGCAGATGGCCAATATATGGACAAGGATGGCTTGGAAAATCTACTTGAAAATATTACACAAAATATGAGTCCCGAGGAGGAAAACTCCTCTACAAACCCTAGTGAAGCAGACACAAAGGGAGGTCGACCTGAACTTGCTTTAGCCTTTAAGTCCTGGGACCAAGTCCTGACTTTTCTGAAATCCTACCAAGTGGATGAAGCTAGCCTAGAAGTCTATGTCTACCAAGAGCTTTTTCAAGTGATTATAAGGTTTGAAAAAGAAGACCTCACCCAGGCTAGACAAGCAGATCTGACTAGCTATGCCTTAGAGTTTGGTCAGCTGAGTCCCTTTGCTCCTGCCCTACTCCGCGAGCATGGCCAATTATTAATTCATCCAGAATCAATTAATCAGGTTGCTCAATTATTCCAATAA
- the rplT gene encoding 50S ribosomal protein L20, which yields MARVKGGTVTRRRRKKYLKLAKGYFGSKSTNYKVAKQAVMKSYSYAYRDRRQRKRDFRRLWITRINAAARLNGLSYSRLMNGLHQANVDINRKMLADIAVNDSEAFTAICDQAKAALEK from the coding sequence ATGGCACGTGTTAAAGGTGGAACGGTTACACGCCGTCGTCGTAAAAAATATTTAAAATTAGCAAAAGGTTACTTTGGTAGCAAATCAACCAACTATAAAGTAGCTAAACAAGCGGTTATGAAATCCTATTCATACGCTTACCGTGACCGTCGTCAAAGAAAACGTGACTTCCGTCGTTTATGGATTACCCGTATTAATGCGGCTGCACGTTTAAATGGCTTAAGCTATAGCCGTTTAATGAACGGTTTACACCAAGCTAACGTGGATATCAACCGTAAAATGTTAGCAGATATCGCTGTTAACGATTCTGAAGCTTTCACTGCAATCTGTGACCAAGCCAAGGCTGCACTTGAAAAATAA
- a CDS encoding O-acetyl-ADP-ribose deacetylase: MTFQIIHGDITQVEVEAIVNAANSSLLGGGGVDGAIHQAAGPELLAECKQLGGCPTGQAKLTRGYQLPADYVIHTVGPVWQGGDQEEEALLTSCYLESLQLAASIPVKSLAFPLISAGVYGYPKDQALSVAKNTIQSFLATYHKDLDVFLVLYP; encoded by the coding sequence ATGACATTTCAAATCATTCATGGGGATATTACCCAAGTGGAAGTAGAAGCCATTGTCAATGCAGCCAACTCCTCTCTGCTAGGAGGAGGAGGTGTTGATGGGGCCATTCACCAGGCGGCTGGCCCTGAACTTTTGGCTGAATGCAAGCAATTAGGAGGCTGTCCAACTGGTCAGGCAAAATTAACCCGCGGCTATCAATTACCCGCTGATTATGTGATTCACACGGTAGGGCCAGTTTGGCAGGGTGGCGACCAGGAAGAAGAAGCGCTATTAACTTCTTGCTACCTAGAGTCTCTCCAGCTAGCTGCTAGTATCCCGGTAAAGTCGCTGGCCTTTCCTTTAATATCCGCTGGAGTATATGGTTATCCCAAGGACCAGGCCTTGTCAGTGGCAAAAAATACCATTCAAAGCTTTTTAGCCACTTATCACAAAGACCTCGACGTCTTTCTGGTCCTCTATCCCTAA
- a CDS encoding GtrA family protein, giving the protein MIRQIMRFILVGGLSTLLDFFVFSLLISWQCHYLGANLCAFMLSLVFNYWASMRFVFQSSFSKEERWREFLLFLVLALSGLLIQELILYLLIEQLRLDAHLAKLAGILVVMVYNFLSRKALLESEH; this is encoded by the coding sequence ATGATCAGGCAAATTATGCGCTTTATCCTGGTAGGTGGTCTAAGCACGCTTCTTGATTTTTTCGTCTTTAGCTTATTAATCAGCTGGCAATGCCATTACTTAGGGGCTAATTTGTGCGCCTTTATGCTTTCTTTAGTCTTTAACTATTGGGCCAGTATGCGCTTTGTCTTTCAGTCTAGCTTTTCTAAGGAGGAGCGCTGGCGGGAATTTCTCCTGTTTTTAGTCTTAGCTCTTTCAGGCTTGCTGATTCAAGAACTGATCTTATACCTACTGATAGAGCAACTACGCCTGGACGCCCATCTGGCTAAATTAGCTGGCATTCTTGTGGTCATGGTTTATAATTTTCTTAGCCGAAAAGCATTATTAGAAAGCGAGCACTGA
- a CDS encoding methionine ABC transporter permease codes for MEFLEKIMPNVVAISDQFVEATWETLFMTVITCLFAFAIGLVIGVFLVLYMPGGLKENKAVYNVLDKVVNIGRSIPFVILIALLGGFTRLIMGTAIGTAGALVPLIVGTIPFYARQVQNALLEIDPGVIEAALAMGSTTTEIVTRVYLKEAIPGLIRVSALTVINVIGLTAMAGVVGGGGLGDLAINRGYQRYQNDVILVATLLILIMVFISQAVADRLVKHFEH; via the coding sequence ATGGAATTCTTAGAAAAAATCATGCCAAATGTGGTGGCTATTTCCGACCAATTCGTTGAAGCCACTTGGGAAACCTTATTTATGACGGTTATTACCTGCCTCTTTGCTTTTGCTATTGGTTTAGTGATCGGCGTCTTCCTTGTTCTCTATATGCCTGGAGGTCTTAAAGAAAATAAGGCCGTTTACAATGTCTTAGATAAGGTCGTAAACATCGGTCGGTCGATTCCCTTCGTTATTTTAATAGCACTTTTAGGGGGCTTTACCCGCCTAATTATGGGGACAGCCATCGGGACAGCAGGAGCCTTGGTTCCCTTAATTGTGGGGACGATTCCTTTCTATGCCCGTCAAGTCCAAAACGCCTTATTAGAAATTGATCCTGGTGTTATCGAAGCAGCCCTGGCTATGGGGTCAACCACAACTGAAATTGTTACCCGAGTTTACTTGAAAGAAGCTATTCCAGGTTTGATTCGGGTATCTGCCCTCACCGTCATTAACGTGATTGGTTTAACCGCTATGGCAGGTGTCGTTGGTGGTGGTGGTCTTGGTGACTTAGCCATTAACCGTGGTTACCAACGCTACCAAAATGATGTAATCCTAGTTGCTACCTTATTGATTTTAATTATGGTCTTCATCAGTCAAGCTGTTGCTGACCGTTTAGTAAAACATTTCGAACATTAA